In Eriocheir sinensis breed Jianghai 21 chromosome 17, ASM2467909v1, whole genome shotgun sequence, one genomic interval encodes:
- the LOC126999790 gene encoding T-complex protein 1 subunit delta-like: MATKAAFRTAKGMSKSEFKDKEKPAQIRSSNIVAAKAVADAIKTSLGPRGMDKMIQDGKGEVTITNDGATILKQMKVLHPAAKMLVELSQAQDAEAGDGTTSVVILAGAMLETSQKLLTKGFHPAAISDSLLHFSAKAVEVLESMAIPVDLTDNASLLKSANTALNSKVVHEHSGMLAPMAVDAVLKIIDPNKDTNVDLKDIHIIKKLGETVEDSQLVDGIVFTQKSQGVGGPSKMEKAKIGLIQFCISPPKTDMDNTVLIRDYAAMDRVLREERQYILNITKKIKAAGCNVLLIQKSILRDAVSDLGLHLLAKQKIMVVKDIEREDIEFVCKTLGCRPVASLDHFTPEALGTAELSEEIQAGSSKFVKITGVQNPGRTVSILLRGSNRQVLEEADRSLHDALCVIRCLVKKRFLIPGGGAPEAELSVKLTQFAHTLKGMDAYCFRAFAESLEVIPAILSENAGLSPISTVTELRNRHARGETHAGINVRKGSISNIIDENVLQPLLVSTSAITLAAECVRSILKIDDIVNVIR, encoded by the exons ATGGCGACCAAGGCTGCCTTCAGGACCGCCAAGGGCATGAGTAAGAGTGAATTTAAGGACAAGGAGAAGCCAGCTCAGATCCGCTCCAGCAATATAGTGGCGGCCaaag CTGTCGCCGATGCCATCAAAACATCTTTGGGGCCACGGGGGATGGACAAGATGATCCAGGATGGCAAAGGGGAGGTCACCATCACAAATGACGGGGCAACCATCCTGAAGCAGATGAAGGTCCTGCACCCCGCCGCCAAGATGCTGGTCGAGCTCTCCCAGGCCCAGGACGCTGAGGCTGGGGACGGCACCACCAGCGTTGTTATCCTGGCTG GCGCCATGCTGGAAACCTCCCAGAAGCTGCTGACCAAAGGCTTCCACCCGGCCGCGATCTCAGACTCGCTGCTCCACTTCTCCGCTAAGGCCGTGGAGGTGCTGGAGTCCATGGCCATCCCTGTGGATCTCACCGACAACGCCTCCCTGCTGAAGAGCGCAAACACTGCCCTCAACTCAAAG GTGGTTCATGAGCACTCCGGCATGCTGGCCCCCATGGCAGTTgacgctgtcctgaagatcatcgACCCCAACAAGGACACCAACGTGGACCTCAAGGACATCCACATCATCAAGAAGCTCGGCGAGACGGTGGAGGACTCCCAGCTTGTGGACGGCATCGTGTTCACCCAGAAGTCTCAGGGTGTTGGTGGCCCCAGCAAGATGGAGAAGGCAAAGATTGGTCTCATACAGTTCTGTATCTCCCCACCAAAGACTGAT ATGGACAACACTGTGCTGATCCGAGACTACGCTGCCATGGACCGAGTGCTGCGCGAGGAACGGCAGTACATCCTCAACATCACCAAGAAGATCAAGGCCGCCGGATGCAATGTTCTCCTCATCCAGAAGTCCATCCTCAG AGATGCCGTCAGTGACTTGGGCCTGCATCTCTTAGCCAAGCAGAAGATCATGGTCGTGAAGGACATTGAACGTGAGGACATCGAGTTTGTGTGCAAGACCCTCGGCTGCCGGCCCGTCGCATCGCTTGACCACTTCACACCCGAGGCTCTGGGCACGGCGGAACTGTCGGAGGAGATCCAGGCCGGCTCGAGCAAGTTTGTTAAAATCACCGGAGTCCAGAACCCAGGCCGAACCGTCTCCATCCTTCTCCGGGGCAGTAATAGGCAG GTGCTGGAGGAAGCCGACCGCTCGCTGCATGACGCTCTCTGTGTCATCCGCTGTCTTGTGAAGAAGCGTTTCCTCATCCCCGGTGGCGGCGCTCCGGAGGCTGAGCTCTCCGTCAAGCTCACACAATTTGCACACACCTTGAAGGGCATGGACGCTTACTGCTTCAG AGCCTTCGCCGAGTCGCTTGAGGTCATCCCGGCCATCCTGTCCGAGAACGCTGGTTTGAGCCCAATCTCCACAGTGACTGAGCTGAGGAACAGACATGCTCGAGGGGAGACACACGCTGGGATCAACGTTCGCAAG GGAAGCATCAGCAACATCATCGACGAGAACGTGCTGCAGCCTCTCCTTGTCTCTACCTCCGCCATCACACTTGCGGCTGAGTGCGTTCGTTCCATCCTCAAGATCGACGACATC gtCAATGTCATCCGCTAG
- the LOC126999793 gene encoding ubiquitin thioesterase otubain-like: protein METNPQDQDPAKTCEYDPNVNQDELIKAQEKQIAEEIKANTSMVGSLDGLSSLEEEYSNDPVYSSKVKTLLPKFSNVRRTRPDGNCFLRGFIFAYLEYCIHHRDELLRFKKYLESSKEELFEIGFPKFTTEDFHDMFMEVVSDLEGSGSVDRVEAVCNDAGTSDYLVVYLRLLISAHLQKNAEFFSFFIEGGRTVEEFCKQEVEPMYRECDHLHIVALTAAVGVGVRVMYLDRGEGASLVSHDFPEDREPIIHLLYRPGHYDILYKA from the exons ATGGAGACTAACCCCCAGGACCAGGACCCGGCCAAGACCTGCGAATACGACCCAA ATGTCAATCAAGATGAACTCATCAAAGCACAGGAAAAACAAATTGCAGAAGAG ATAAAGGCCAACACCTCCATGGTTGGCTCCCTAGATGGCCTTAGTTCCCTGGAGGAGGAATACTCAAATGATCCGGTCTACAGCAGTAAA GTCAAAACTCTTCTCCCAAAGTTTTCCAACGTCCGCCGAACAAGACCAGACGGCAACTGCTTCTTGAGGGGCTTCATATTCGCCTACCTGGAGTACTGCATCCACCACCGGGACGAGCTGCTCAG ATTCAAGAAATACCTTGAGAGCAGCAAAGAGGAATTGTTTGAAATTGGATTCCCCAAATTCACTACAGAAGATTTTCATGACATG TTCATGGAAGTTGTCAGTGATCTGGAGGGGAGCGGGAGCGTGGACCGTGTGGAGGCCGTCTGCAATGATGCCGGCACCTCAGACTACCTGGTGGTGTACCTGCGGCTCCTTATCTCCGCTCACCTGCAGAAAAACGCCGAATTCTTCAGCTTCTTCATCGAAGGCGGAAGGACAGTGGAGGAGTTTTGTAAGCAG GAGGTTGAGCCCATGTACCGGGAGTGCGACCACCTTCACATTGTGGCGCTGACGGCTGCCGTGGGGGTGGGCGTGCGGGTCATGTACCTGGACCGTGGGGAGGGGGCCAGCCTGGTGTCCCACGACTTCCCCGAGGACAGGGAGCCCATCATCCACCTCCTGTACCGCCCTGGCCACTATGATATACTCTACAAAGCATAA